One Pectobacterium colocasium DNA segment encodes these proteins:
- the pepT gene encoding peptidase T yields the protein MTDSLAHQLSTRFYRYLAVTSQSDASSTTLPSTPEQHEMARLLADELLALGLQDVVIDEHATVTAVKPGNCPSAPRIGFITHIDTVDVGLSPHIHPQTLRFTGEDLCLNAEQDIWLRTAEHPEILPYVGQDIIFSDGTSVLGADNKAAVTVVMTLMENLTDTTPHGDIVVAFVPDEEIGLRGAKALDLKRFDVDFAYTIDCCELGEVVYENFNAASAEIRFTGVPAHPMSAKGVLVNPLLMAHDFISQFDRQQTPEHTEGREGYVWFNDLTANANEAKLKASIRDFDLATFEQRKQQIAAIADKIAAQYPTGSVTYTLTDIYSNISNAITDDRRAIDLLFAALDTLGIEPKVTPMRGGTDGAALSAKGLLTPNFFTGAHNFHSRFEFLPVPSFVKSYEVALHLCLLAAK from the coding sequence ATGACAGACAGTCTGGCTCATCAGCTCAGCACGCGTTTTTACCGTTACCTCGCCGTCACCAGCCAAAGCGATGCCAGTTCGACAACGTTGCCCAGCACCCCAGAGCAACATGAGATGGCGCGACTGCTGGCAGACGAACTGCTTGCGCTGGGTCTGCAAGACGTAGTGATTGATGAGCATGCCACCGTAACCGCCGTGAAGCCGGGCAACTGTCCGTCCGCCCCGCGCATCGGTTTTATTACCCATATCGATACGGTGGACGTCGGCCTGTCGCCGCATATTCATCCGCAGACGCTGCGCTTTACCGGCGAGGACCTGTGCCTGAATGCCGAACAGGACATCTGGCTGCGCACGGCGGAACACCCGGAAATTCTGCCGTATGTCGGGCAGGACATTATATTCAGCGATGGCACCAGCGTACTCGGCGCGGATAACAAGGCTGCCGTTACCGTGGTGATGACGCTCATGGAGAACCTGACCGACACGACGCCGCACGGCGATATCGTAGTGGCCTTTGTGCCGGACGAAGAAATTGGGCTGCGTGGTGCGAAAGCGCTCGATCTCAAACGCTTCGATGTCGATTTTGCCTACACCATCGACTGCTGCGAACTGGGTGAAGTAGTGTATGAGAACTTCAATGCGGCCTCGGCGGAAATTCGCTTTACCGGCGTGCCAGCGCACCCGATGTCGGCAAAAGGCGTGCTGGTCAATCCGCTGCTCATGGCGCACGATTTTATCAGCCAGTTTGATCGCCAGCAGACGCCGGAGCACACCGAGGGGCGTGAAGGCTATGTCTGGTTTAACGATCTGACGGCAAATGCCAATGAAGCGAAGCTCAAAGCGTCTATCCGCGATTTTGATTTAGCCACGTTTGAACAACGTAAACAGCAGATCGCCGCAATTGCCGACAAGATTGCTGCCCAATATCCGACGGGCAGCGTGACCTATACCCTCACCGATATCTACAGCAATATCAGCAACGCCATCACTGACGATCGCCGGGCTATCGACCTGCTGTTTGCCGCACTGGACACACTGGGCATTGAGCCTAAAGTAACGCCGATGCGTGGCGGCACGGACGGCGCTGCGCTGTCCGCCAAAGGGTTGCTGACACCGAACTTCTTTACCGGCGCGCACAATTTCCACTCGCGGTTTGAGTTTTTACCCGTGCCGTCATTTGTGAAATCGTATGAAGTGGCATTGCATTTATGCCTGCTGGCGGCGAAATAA